A window of Bradyrhizobium sp. AZCC 1610 contains these coding sequences:
- a CDS encoding glycosyltransferase family 4 protein: MKNQTPKMDPERKLRVLLIAEAANPEWTSVPLVGWNLSRALLKHADVHLVTQIRNRDALLRHGLIEGQDFTAIDNEYIASRLIALAAKLRGGVGKGWTTISAFSVLSYYSFEQELWKLFEKQLVAREFDLVHRITPLSPTNPSLIANRLARLSIPFVLGPLNGGVPWPKGFTHRQHAEHEWLSHVRGLYKLMPGYRSTRRKCAAIIVGSKFTQQEMPRWALGKCIYIPENAVDLELFNSPRISQKASPIQAAFVGRLVPYKGADIAIEAAVQFLRAGSLQLQIIGDGPQKDFLIAKVKKLGVERSVQFHGWLSQQEVQKRLSACDFLVFPSIREFGGGVVLEAMALGVTPIVADYGGPSELVDEATGIRVPFVDETSLVEGFRRAMQAIISAPDTLNRLGSAARQKVVEEFTWEAKARKISSIYHSVVSKF; encoded by the coding sequence TTGAAGAATCAGACGCCAAAGATGGATCCTGAGAGGAAGTTGCGGGTCCTGCTGATTGCGGAAGCTGCAAACCCGGAATGGACCAGCGTTCCACTCGTCGGCTGGAACCTCTCACGCGCGCTATTAAAACATGCAGACGTTCATCTGGTCACCCAAATTCGCAATAGGGACGCCTTGCTGCGCCATGGATTGATCGAGGGCCAGGACTTCACCGCAATCGATAATGAATACATAGCGTCACGGCTGATTGCACTTGCAGCCAAATTGCGCGGCGGAGTGGGCAAGGGGTGGACAACGATTTCCGCCTTTTCAGTATTGTCCTATTACTCATTCGAACAGGAATTGTGGAAGCTCTTTGAGAAGCAATTGGTCGCGAGAGAATTTGATTTGGTTCATCGGATCACGCCGCTCAGCCCGACTAACCCCAGCTTGATCGCAAATCGTCTGGCTCGTCTCAGTATTCCTTTTGTTCTTGGTCCGTTGAACGGAGGAGTACCATGGCCGAAAGGCTTTACGCATCGGCAACATGCCGAGCACGAGTGGCTATCTCACGTCAGGGGTTTGTATAAGCTAATGCCGGGCTACCGATCAACGCGTCGAAAATGTGCCGCAATCATCGTCGGTTCGAAGTTTACTCAGCAGGAAATGCCTCGTTGGGCGCTTGGAAAGTGTATTTATATTCCCGAGAACGCCGTCGATCTGGAGCTTTTCAATAGCCCCAGAATTTCGCAGAAGGCGTCCCCCATCCAGGCAGCATTTGTCGGGCGGCTAGTGCCGTATAAAGGAGCCGACATTGCCATCGAAGCTGCCGTGCAGTTTTTACGCGCAGGCTCCTTGCAATTGCAGATCATCGGTGACGGACCACAAAAGGATTTCTTGATCGCAAAAGTGAAGAAGTTGGGCGTCGAAAGAAGTGTTCAATTTCACGGGTGGCTATCTCAGCAAGAAGTGCAGAAGAGGCTGAGCGCCTGTGATTTCCTGGTATTTCCCAGCATCAGAGAATTTGGTGGAGGTGTGGTCCTCGAAGCAATGGCACTCGGTGTTACGCCGATCGTTGCTGACTACGGAGGGCCCTCTGAACTGGTTGATGAGGCAACTGGGATTCGAGTTCCGTTTGTTGACGAAACTAGCCTAGTCGAAGGATTTAGACGTGCGATGCAAGCGATCATTAGTGCTCCGGATACGCTCAATCGATTAGGATCCGCAGCCAGGCAGAAGGTTGTTGAGGAATTTACCTGGGAGGCAAAGGCAAGAAAGATCAGCTCCATCTACCATTCCGTCGTTTCTAAATTTTAG
- a CDS encoding GMC family oxidoreductase, translating into MIFDFNEAWTRIVTAGPYDVCICGTGPAGITTARKLAAGGKRVLLLEGGDLSYSEASQDLYRGRSIGRQYWHVQSGRLRYFGGTSNHWTGRCGVFDSIDFEERAYFGMPGWPISREQVLARLDEAKEILDIVDSDLSPYEDPEFRSTAFVQSGYALSPPTRFAEKYKAELSQSERVDFFYNANLIDIQLNGAQTLVTGLSVRNFAGQEIAVSAGRYVLALGAIETARLLLNANKQASEGVGNRTGMVGRCFMEHLNVPIGRFLVTAPGFFRRDISLTPTGAFLQQNNIGNGIVHFERNSSPQSSGKLRVLKQFLRETSCLHPSLTKIARDVVDFDCAGDGVVSSLIEQSPNPSSRVRLSREVDKLGLRSVELDWEFNDQDRQTIRILAMKAAEEMARLDRARVQLARFILNQDLEIEIGGHAHQMGTTRMSSKPQFGVVNEDCRVHGTENLYLIGSSVFPTGGGTNPTLTIVLLALRLADHLSLG; encoded by the coding sequence ATGATTTTTGATTTTAATGAGGCGTGGACAAGAATAGTTACCGCTGGCCCATATGACGTCTGTATCTGCGGAACGGGGCCTGCCGGAATCACTACGGCAAGGAAACTAGCGGCAGGCGGCAAGCGGGTCCTTCTTCTTGAAGGCGGTGATCTTTCGTACAGCGAAGCATCTCAAGATCTTTATCGCGGAAGAAGCATTGGTCGGCAATATTGGCACGTTCAAAGCGGGCGGCTAAGGTATTTCGGCGGCACGTCGAATCATTGGACCGGTCGGTGTGGCGTCTTTGATTCGATCGATTTTGAAGAGCGAGCTTATTTTGGAATGCCTGGTTGGCCCATCTCGAGAGAGCAAGTGCTCGCGAGGCTCGACGAGGCAAAAGAAATTTTGGATATCGTCGACAGCGATCTATCTCCATACGAAGATCCGGAATTCCGATCTACAGCCTTTGTTCAGAGCGGATATGCGCTAAGCCCGCCCACAAGGTTTGCCGAAAAGTATAAGGCCGAGCTAAGTCAATCGGAGCGCGTGGACTTTTTCTATAACGCAAATCTCATCGACATACAGCTCAACGGCGCTCAAACTCTGGTAACAGGTCTCTCGGTTCGTAATTTCGCTGGTCAGGAAATAGCAGTATCGGCAGGCCGCTATGTTTTGGCGCTTGGAGCGATCGAAACTGCGCGGCTGCTTTTAAATGCCAACAAGCAGGCCTCGGAAGGTGTCGGCAACCGAACCGGAATGGTCGGACGTTGTTTTATGGAGCATTTGAACGTTCCCATCGGACGGTTCTTGGTCACAGCCCCTGGCTTTTTCCGCAGAGATATCTCGCTCACGCCAACCGGTGCCTTCCTGCAACAAAATAACATCGGCAACGGAATCGTTCACTTTGAGCGAAATTCATCGCCGCAAAGTTCTGGCAAGTTACGTGTACTTAAACAGTTTCTTCGCGAAACGAGTTGTCTTCATCCTAGTCTTACAAAGATCGCGCGGGACGTGGTCGATTTTGATTGCGCTGGGGATGGCGTGGTTAGCTCGCTGATCGAACAATCTCCTAATCCATCCAGCCGTGTAAGGTTGTCGCGAGAGGTTGATAAGCTGGGCTTGCGCAGCGTGGAATTAGATTGGGAATTCAACGATCAGGATAGGCAAACAATAAGGATTCTGGCGATGAAAGCGGCGGAAGAAATGGCGCGGCTTGATAGAGCTCGTGTGCAGTTAGCTCGCTTCATCCTTAATCAAGACCTGGAAATTGAAATTGGGGGCCACGCCCATCAAATGGGTACGACACGTATGTCGTCAAAGCCCCAATTTGGTGTTGTCAATGAGGACTGCAGGGTGCATGGGACTGAAAATCTTTATCTTATAGGAAGTTCGGTTTTTCCGACGGGCGGCGGCACGAATCCTACACTTACGATTGTCCTTCTAGCGCTGCGTTTGGCAGATCACTTAAGTTTGGGATAG
- the tnpA gene encoding IS66-like element accessory protein TnpA — translation MDAKHRIVAESYSGPRLVSVTARRNGLSASQLFTWRRLAREGRLVEADETTVFAPAIIRGESLAGSQTSVPEHVVPAENVPSPSCLTTASGRIEIVLMHGPRVIVDTGVDAAALRRVLDVLERP, via the coding sequence TTGGACGCGAAGCACCGGATCGTGGCGGAGAGCTATAGCGGGCCACGGCTTGTGTCGGTGACGGCGCGGCGAAACGGGCTGTCCGCGAGCCAATTGTTCACGTGGCGCCGGCTGGCTCGGGAAGGCCGGCTTGTCGAGGCGGATGAGACCACAGTGTTTGCACCGGCGATTATCCGAGGCGAATCCCTGGCGGGCAGTCAGACGTCGGTGCCGGAACATGTCGTCCCTGCGGAGAACGTGCCATCTCCGTCCTGTCTGACCACGGCATCAGGCCGGATCGAGATCGTGCTGATGCACGGGCCTCGCGTGATCGTCGACACTGGTGTCGATGCGGCGGCGCTTCGCCGGGTTCTCGATGTGTTGGAGCGCCCATGA
- a CDS encoding oligosaccharide flippase family protein, which translates to MNAVSLDQSESATRSFKSRVVGAGSWTLLGHFLALVLRLIGTLVLSRIFYPEVFGILAVITAVQIIITLLTDIGLRQAVVQSRHGANREFLNTAWTVQILRGFAIWGVGGCFAAGLSLADGLRLLPPNSVYGHPGLPAYIVVASASAAILGFQSMKWITASRNLNLRRLITIELAVQIFGLAFTIGFGWLTRSIWSYIAGLVFVSVITVLLSHTFLRGPADRFCWDRAALRELFRFGRWTFLSSALSAFAVNGDRLLLGGWADASRLGYYSIAGNLASVAEGSTNQLFGSVAFPALSEAARVSPRRLIDVCNRMRWFTDTALLCLAGFLFATGALIIKILYDQRYADAGWMLEYLSFGLVFVRYGLCQSAFLALGRPEYVTVLNVTKLVSLFTFMPVLYYSFGLPGAVIGFAIHMLPTTLWIFYFNAKHELNNPRIEIAALGGWVAGWLGGLAFVRLAAACC; encoded by the coding sequence ATGAACGCGGTGTCCCTCGACCAATCCGAATCTGCAACACGGTCCTTCAAGTCCCGGGTGGTAGGCGCCGGGAGTTGGACTTTGTTGGGACATTTTCTGGCGCTTGTTTTGCGGCTGATCGGGACCCTGGTCTTAAGCCGAATTTTTTACCCTGAAGTGTTCGGCATCTTGGCGGTAATCACGGCGGTACAGATTATTATCACATTGCTCACGGACATCGGTCTTAGGCAGGCAGTTGTTCAGAGCAGGCATGGCGCCAATCGAGAATTCCTGAATACCGCATGGACGGTTCAAATTCTACGAGGCTTTGCCATTTGGGGGGTAGGCGGATGTTTTGCGGCTGGCTTATCGCTCGCCGACGGTCTTCGCCTTTTGCCGCCAAATTCGGTTTACGGCCATCCGGGACTTCCTGCTTACATAGTAGTTGCATCTGCGTCGGCGGCCATCCTTGGTTTCCAGTCGATGAAATGGATAACAGCAAGCCGGAATCTAAACCTGCGGCGGCTGATTACGATCGAGTTGGCAGTGCAGATTTTTGGACTGGCCTTTACCATCGGATTTGGTTGGTTAACCCGTTCGATCTGGTCTTATATCGCTGGATTGGTTTTTGTCTCCGTCATAACGGTGCTGTTGAGCCACACCTTCCTGCGAGGACCTGCGGACCGGTTCTGTTGGGACCGCGCCGCGCTCCGCGAATTGTTCCGCTTTGGCAGATGGACGTTCCTGTCCTCGGCACTTAGCGCGTTCGCGGTAAATGGCGACCGCTTATTGTTGGGCGGTTGGGCAGATGCGTCGAGATTGGGTTACTATTCAATTGCCGGCAATTTGGCTTCAGTTGCTGAGGGCTCAACGAATCAATTGTTTGGTAGCGTTGCTTTTCCGGCGCTAAGTGAAGCTGCGCGCGTCAGCCCGCGTCGCCTCATCGACGTTTGCAATCGGATGCGATGGTTTACCGACACAGCGCTGCTCTGCCTGGCGGGATTTTTGTTCGCGACGGGTGCTCTGATCATCAAGATCTTATATGATCAGCGCTATGCAGACGCGGGCTGGATGCTGGAATATCTATCCTTCGGCCTCGTGTTCGTCCGTTACGGTCTTTGCCAAAGCGCTTTTCTCGCTTTGGGGCGGCCCGAATACGTCACCGTCCTTAACGTTACCAAGTTGGTGTCACTTTTTACGTTCATGCCCGTTCTCTACTATTCATTTGGTTTGCCTGGTGCCGTCATAGGCTTCGCAATCCATATGCTCCCTACCACGTTATGGATTTTCTATTTCAATGCAAAACACGAGCTCAATAATCCTCGCATCGAAATAGCAGCGCTGGGTGGCTGGGTGGCCGGGTGGCTGGGTGGGCTCGCGTTTGTAAGGCTGGCTGCCGCATGCTGCTGA
- the gspG gene encoding type II secretion system major pseudopilin GspG, with amino-acid sequence MLAKILDRARPRVGKLFRGGTLRFRDRKNAGYTLLELLVVMGILAVLTAIATPQLMGYFGKAKTQSVQLQIENIGTALELYYMENGAYPSASAGLKALVEAPPEAPRWNGPYLKKAKNLLDPWGRPYQYAIIDSQYEVYSLGPTGKATSASVAQSSSSYRNSGS; translated from the coding sequence ATGTTGGCCAAGATACTGGACCGGGCGAGACCCCGTGTCGGAAAGCTGTTTCGGGGCGGGACCTTGCGGTTTCGCGACCGTAAAAATGCGGGCTATACGCTGCTCGAACTGCTGGTCGTAATGGGTATCCTGGCGGTCCTGACGGCAATCGCTACGCCGCAGCTGATGGGTTATTTCGGCAAGGCCAAGACCCAATCGGTGCAGCTCCAGATCGAGAATATCGGGACCGCGCTCGAACTCTATTATATGGAAAATGGCGCCTATCCGAGCGCCAGCGCTGGTTTAAAAGCCTTGGTCGAAGCGCCTCCCGAGGCGCCGCGCTGGAACGGTCCGTATCTGAAGAAGGCGAAGAACCTGCTTGATCCCTGGGGGCGGCCCTATCAATACGCCATCATCGATAGCCAGTACGAGGTCTATTCGCTGGGGCCGACCGGCAAGGCCACCTCGGCGTCTGTAGCCCAGTCATCGTCGTCGTACCGCAATTCAGGAAGCTAG
- a CDS encoding nodulation protein NodZ: MSTRYVVARHCFGGIGDHLSCLVGAWWFAKRTGRTLVVDWRGSRFNPDPTMHRNCFYQYFEPRQKLAGVNVVADDSVQSLLYPAPYWPSKWTASILATPHHAKHSADEIAAINHMVTSDEDPAEATIVLNQWVEPPPPRQAVRELLGELQPVDSIRAEAKGFWDDHVGAAPAIAIHIRHGNGENVGARAAYWLGPLALIRQLAMNARNDMHTPGLFGAFSDNMPPSLVGTPGQARAERRFCSEVASQFRNLCHRTGLREAVPILFCDAAHVVEVMREALPSVVARPKELLGDGAGPLHQFRADAVQYGEQDSIRGGTISERITRDMFIELELMRRCSALLYMDSGFSLLARINLDDGKVCRLRPSLANRSITRIMSRLSAHN; this comes from the coding sequence ATGTCCACTCGTTACGTGGTTGCGCGGCATTGCTTTGGAGGAATTGGAGACCATCTATCATGCCTTGTAGGTGCATGGTGGTTCGCCAAACGAACAGGAAGGACGCTCGTTGTGGATTGGAGAGGGTCGCGGTTCAATCCCGACCCGACCATGCACCGCAACTGTTTTTATCAATATTTCGAACCCCGTCAGAAGCTCGCAGGTGTCAACGTTGTCGCTGACGACAGCGTACAGTCACTTCTCTATCCGGCGCCCTATTGGCCAAGCAAGTGGACAGCATCGATCCTTGCCACTCCTCATCATGCAAAACATTCTGCTGATGAGATCGCCGCGATCAACCACATGGTGACATCTGACGAAGATCCAGCCGAGGCTACGATCGTCCTGAATCAATGGGTTGAGCCCCCGCCACCTCGCCAAGCAGTTCGTGAGTTGTTGGGCGAGCTACAACCTGTCGATTCCATCCGCGCCGAGGCGAAAGGGTTCTGGGATGATCACGTCGGCGCTGCACCAGCAATCGCCATTCACATTCGTCACGGCAATGGAGAAAACGTTGGCGCTCGTGCCGCATATTGGCTGGGTCCGCTCGCTCTGATTCGCCAGCTCGCCATGAACGCTCGTAATGACATGCACACACCCGGCCTATTTGGAGCATTTTCGGACAATATGCCACCGTCGCTGGTTGGCACACCAGGTCAAGCACGGGCCGAGCGGCGTTTTTGCAGCGAGGTTGCCTCGCAATTCCGGAACCTTTGCCATAGAACCGGACTACGAGAGGCTGTCCCAATACTGTTTTGCGATGCGGCGCATGTTGTTGAAGTCATGCGCGAAGCCCTCCCATCGGTCGTGGCCCGGCCCAAAGAGCTTCTTGGTGATGGTGCTGGCCCCTTACACCAGTTTCGTGCCGATGCCGTACAATACGGCGAGCAAGACAGCATCAGGGGCGGAACTATTTCCGAGAGAATAACTCGGGATATGTTCATAGAACTGGAGCTCATGCGAAGGTGCAGCGCCCTGTTGTATATGGACAGCGGGTTTTCGCTTCTTGCGCGTATCAATTTGGATGACGGTAAGGTGTGTCGCCTTAGGCCTAGTCTTGCTAACAGATCCATCACAAGAATAATGTCACGGCTATCTGCCCATAATTAG
- the tnpA gene encoding IS66-like element accessory protein TnpA, with product MRRLEVFTGAGRRRKWSDEDKARIVAETVAGGESVCAVARRHGLSPQQLFGWRRQLREAAAQDSEAEELQFVPAVVDVRASAPAQRKAPRCKSEPDVGMIEVEVDGVTIRAGRGADANTIAAIVQALKASR from the coding sequence GTGCGGCGGCTGGAAGTCTTCACCGGAGCCGGTCGTCGGCGGAAGTGGAGCGACGAGGACAAGGCGCGGATTGTCGCGGAGACTGTAGCGGGCGGGGAGTCGGTCTGTGCCGTGGCCCGGCGTCATGGGCTGTCGCCGCAGCAGTTGTTTGGCTGGCGCCGTCAACTGAGGGAAGCTGCGGCCCAGGATTCTGAAGCGGAAGAATTGCAGTTTGTGCCAGCGGTGGTGGATGTGCGCGCTTCGGCGCCCGCGCAGCGCAAAGCCCCGCGATGCAAGTCCGAGCCCGACGTCGGGATGATCGAGGTTGAGGTTGACGGCGTTACGATCAGGGCCGGTCGCGGCGCGGACGCAAACACGATTGCGGCCATCGTCCAGGCGCTGAAGGCGAGCCGGTGA
- a CDS encoding FkbM family methyltransferase — translation MSVLDRIRVNLQDISQFGPGFLWRHSPRLSGAKTALIRINGQPIHVRAGESDVAAVRQVFGFRHYDMANGVPEIDYRVTARYKAICDRGGVPVIVDAGANIGAAALWFKRRYPASAVVAIEPDPANYSVLRMNADLTDAVTPIEAAIGSSPGFVSVKSEGMGWATQTVRAENGLRIITMQEAFSTIKNGVPFIAKVDIEGFESDLFSDNTEWLAETTVVHIEPHDWMMPGKGTSLSFQKAIAAHSYELFLASEIITYVRLISDE, via the coding sequence ATGAGCGTCTTGGACCGTATCCGCGTTAACCTTCAAGATATTTCCCAATTCGGCCCAGGGTTCCTGTGGCGCCACTCTCCTCGCCTCTCCGGCGCCAAGACGGCGTTGATCCGAATCAACGGCCAACCAATACACGTTCGGGCGGGCGAAAGTGACGTTGCCGCCGTTCGGCAGGTCTTTGGCTTTCGGCATTACGACATGGCAAACGGCGTTCCGGAAATAGATTACCGTGTCACAGCTCGATACAAGGCGATTTGCGATAGGGGCGGCGTTCCCGTGATTGTGGACGCTGGGGCCAACATCGGGGCCGCCGCCCTTTGGTTTAAACGTCGCTATCCCGCTTCGGCCGTTGTTGCGATCGAGCCCGATCCGGCCAACTATTCCGTGCTACGCATGAATGCCGACCTAACTGATGCCGTCACGCCTATTGAAGCAGCGATCGGATCGTCACCCGGTTTTGTGTCGGTCAAAAGTGAAGGCATGGGTTGGGCCACACAAACAGTCCGCGCCGAAAATGGCCTACGGATTATAACCATGCAGGAGGCATTTTCGACAATAAAGAACGGCGTTCCGTTCATCGCTAAGGTGGACATCGAGGGGTTCGAATCCGATCTATTTTCAGACAACACTGAATGGCTCGCAGAAACAACCGTCGTTCATATCGAACCACACGACTGGATGATGCCTGGAAAGGGCACCAGCCTGTCGTTCCAAAAGGCAATCGCAGCACATTCATACGAGCTGTTCCTAGCAAGCGAGATCATCACTTACGTGAGGCTGATCTCCGATGAATGA
- the tnpB gene encoding IS66 family insertion sequence element accessory protein TnpB (TnpB, as the term is used for proteins encoded by IS66 family insertion elements, is considered an accessory protein, since TnpC, encoded by a neighboring gene, is a DDE family transposase.) has translation MIGPTGAVRVMVATRPVDFRKGAEGLATLVREHMLADPFSGAVYVFRAKRADRIKLIFWDGTGLCLFAKRLEDGIFRWPKIEDGVMRLSAAQLSALLEGLDWRRVHEARETVTPTQPG, from the coding sequence GTGATCGGTCCAACGGGTGCGGTTCGGGTGATGGTGGCAACCAGGCCGGTCGACTTCCGCAAGGGCGCCGAAGGATTGGCCACACTGGTGCGCGAGCACATGCTGGCCGATCCGTTCTCGGGCGCAGTCTACGTGTTCCGGGCCAAGCGGGCGGACCGGATCAAGCTGATCTTCTGGGATGGAACGGGCCTGTGCCTGTTCGCCAAACGGTTGGAGGACGGCATCTTCCGCTGGCCGAAGATCGAAGACGGCGTGATGCGTCTGTCGGCGGCGCAATTGTCGGCGCTGCTGGAAGGGCTGGACTGGCGGCGGGTGCATGAGGCACGGGAGACGGTAACGCCGACACAGCCCGGATAG
- the tnpC gene encoding IS66 family transposase: protein MPSDALPDDLDTLKAMLLAERYESERLRQIIKELQRHRFGRRAETLPEEQMLLGLEDVEQVEASSEAREDTNAPDVRATRAHKRRVNRGSLPAHLPRIEVVVDIDDKSCPCCRGDLHRIGEDRSERLDMVPAQFRGLVTRRPKYACRSCEDGVVQAPAPARLIEGGLPTEATIAQVLVSKYADHLPLYRQAQIYARQGIDLDRSTLADWVGQAAWHLRPLHERLLGKLRQRSKLFADETTLPVLDPGRGRTKTGQLWAYAADDRPWGGADPPGVVYVYAPDRKAERPIAHLDGFKGILQVDGYAGYRKLAERGDVQLAFCWSHMRRNFYELATPGPAPIASEALERIAEFYAIEKDIRGRSAEERRLIRQQKSRPLADTFEQWLRAKLALISQKGKLAEAIRYALSRWEGLTRFIDDGRIELDNNAVERSIRPIALNRKNALFAGSDGGAEHWAAIASLIETCKLNDVDPLTYLTDVLTRIANGHQNSEIDQLLPWAYKRQDLRAVA from the coding sequence ATGCCGAGCGACGCATTGCCTGATGATCTCGATACGCTGAAAGCGATGCTGCTTGCCGAGCGGTACGAGAGCGAGCGGCTGCGCCAGATCATCAAGGAGCTGCAGCGACATCGCTTTGGCCGTCGGGCGGAGACGCTGCCCGAGGAGCAGATGCTGCTGGGTCTTGAAGATGTCGAGCAGGTCGAAGCCTCCAGCGAAGCCAGGGAAGACACGAACGCACCTGATGTGCGAGCAACCCGGGCTCACAAACGTAGGGTCAATCGTGGATCACTGCCGGCGCATCTGCCGCGGATCGAAGTCGTCGTCGATATCGACGACAAGTCTTGCCCCTGTTGCAGGGGCGATCTGCACCGGATCGGCGAAGACAGGAGCGAGCGGCTGGACATGGTGCCGGCGCAGTTCCGGGGGCTCGTCACCCGGCGGCCCAAATACGCCTGCCGATCGTGCGAAGACGGTGTCGTGCAGGCGCCTGCTCCGGCCCGACTGATCGAGGGCGGATTGCCGACCGAGGCCACCATCGCCCAGGTTCTGGTCTCCAAATATGCCGATCACCTGCCGCTGTACCGGCAGGCGCAGATTTATGCCCGCCAGGGCATCGATCTCGATCGTTCGACGCTGGCGGACTGGGTGGGACAGGCCGCCTGGCACCTGCGTCCGCTGCACGAACGTCTGCTCGGCAAGCTCAGGCAGAGATCAAAACTGTTTGCCGACGAGACGACGCTGCCGGTGCTCGATCCCGGCCGCGGCCGCACCAAGACCGGTCAGCTCTGGGCCTATGCCGCGGACGACCGGCCATGGGGCGGCGCCGATCCGCCGGGCGTCGTCTATGTCTATGCACCCGACCGCAAGGCCGAGCGGCCGATCGCCCATCTCGACGGCTTCAAGGGGATCCTGCAGGTCGACGGCTATGCCGGCTACCGCAAGCTCGCCGAGCGCGGCGACGTCCAGCTTGCGTTCTGCTGGTCGCACATGCGGCGCAACTTCTATGAACTCGCCACCCCTGGCCCGGCGCCCATTGCGAGCGAAGCGCTCGAGCGAATTGCCGAATTTTATGCCATCGAGAAGGACATCCGTGGCCGCAGCGCCGAGGAGCGGCGTCTCATCCGGCAGCAGAAAAGCCGACCGCTCGCCGACACATTCGAGCAGTGGCTGCGCGCAAAGCTCGCCCTGATCAGTCAGAAGGGCAAGCTTGCGGAGGCCATCCGCTATGCGCTCTCGCGTTGGGAGGGCCTGACGCGCTTCATCGACGACGGCCGCATCGAGCTCGACAACAATGCCGTCGAGCGCTCGATCCGCCCGATCGCGCTCAACCGCAAAAATGCCCTGTTCGCGGGCTCCGACGGGGGCGCCGAGCATTGGGCCGCTATCGCGTCACTGATCGAAACTTGCAAACTGAACGACGTCGATCCGCTCACTTACCTCACCGACGTGCTCACCAGGATCGCCAACGGTCACCAAAACAGCGAGATCGACCAGCTGCTTCCGTGGGCCTACAAACGTCAAGACCTCAGGGCCGTGGCCTGA
- a CDS encoding PEP-CTERM sorting domain-containing protein, whose amino-acid sequence MKAKIFNFAFSVATGLLLACGPTQAVELITNGGFESGDFSGWNLSSPVGDDHPQVVIAYNQISSYPTGAFGESVPNPTPLNNYGAYFVGDAKAEFISQSVVLDPGKQYLISFEVYSTDNGKKNPFDATLQSSTSNTDQLSPLFSAQALPTDWTFYSAMFTAGAAGPYTFALNFNPSFRGSPDSDFVIDDISIKAVPEASTWAMMILGFLGVGFLGYRRRNGTNMVKFRLS is encoded by the coding sequence ATGAAAGCTAAGATATTTAATTTTGCGTTCTCGGTAGCAACTGGTTTGCTGCTCGCATGTGGTCCGACCCAGGCTGTAGAGCTTATTACCAATGGGGGATTTGAATCCGGCGATTTTTCGGGCTGGAACTTGTCAAGCCCTGTCGGAGACGACCACCCTCAGGTGGTTATCGCGTATAATCAAATCAGCAGCTATCCGACTGGGGCCTTTGGCGAAAGCGTTCCGAACCCGACGCCCTTGAATAATTACGGTGCATACTTCGTTGGCGACGCTAAGGCCGAGTTCATTTCTCAGTCAGTCGTTTTGGACCCGGGCAAACAATACCTAATAAGCTTCGAGGTATACTCGACCGACAACGGCAAGAAGAATCCGTTCGACGCCACCCTTCAGTCCTCAACGTCGAACACCGACCAGCTGTCGCCGCTTTTTAGCGCGCAAGCCTTGCCGACAGACTGGACGTTTTATTCTGCCATGTTCACGGCGGGAGCTGCTGGTCCCTACACGTTTGCTCTGAATTTTAACCCCAGCTTCCGCGGTTCGCCTGATTCGGATTTTGTGATCGACGATATTTCCATCAAGGCTGTGCCAGAGGCTTCGACCTGGGCTATGATGATCCTTGGTTTCCTTGGTGTTGGCTTCTTGGGGTACCGCCGCCGGAACGGGACCAACATGGTAAAGTTCCGTCTCTCCTAA